The following proteins are encoded in a genomic region of Corallococcus silvisoli:
- a CDS encoding amidohydrolase family protein, translating into MRDGLRIFDADRHVLEPLGLWAEQLEPALRKHAPRPGRLPDEPLQARLARLGALGLVPVQPLPEVHGKPLWNHMPERAWVEFSARAYAQLGRNELLQRPDVYLAQMDRDGVDMAALFPTQALLLEGFWPLKPSVATAFASVYNTWLHGFCAHQPERLRGVGLISRHEPEAMVAEARRVAGFGWRAVMVRPNPIGGRLLSDAAYEPFWAECEARSLAVVLHGSGHVYVPSAGADRFDTRFANHACAHPMELMMGLLALLQGGVLERHPALRIGAMEAGCGWLPYWAWRLDEEYRAVGAEVAATVRQPPSAYLRRHCFVSVEPDEPYLPDVVRHLPEERLLFGSDFPHLDHGEDVLGSLLSLRDAMTESRLRKVLWENPTRFYGVEP; encoded by the coding sequence ATGCGCGACGGCCTTCGCATCTTCGACGCGGACCGGCACGTCCTGGAGCCCCTGGGCCTCTGGGCGGAACAGCTGGAGCCCGCGCTGCGCAAGCACGCGCCCCGGCCCGGACGCCTCCCGGACGAACCCCTCCAGGCGCGGCTGGCGCGGCTGGGCGCCCTGGGCCTGGTGCCCGTGCAGCCGCTCCCGGAGGTCCACGGCAAGCCGCTGTGGAACCACATGCCGGAGCGCGCGTGGGTGGAGTTCTCCGCGCGCGCGTACGCGCAGCTGGGCCGCAACGAGCTGCTCCAGCGGCCCGACGTGTACCTGGCCCAGATGGACCGCGACGGCGTGGACATGGCGGCCCTCTTCCCCACCCAGGCCCTGCTGCTGGAGGGCTTCTGGCCCCTGAAGCCGTCCGTGGCCACCGCGTTCGCGTCCGTCTACAACACCTGGCTGCACGGCTTCTGCGCGCACCAGCCGGAGCGCCTGCGGGGCGTGGGGCTCATCAGCCGGCACGAACCGGAGGCCATGGTGGCGGAGGCGCGCCGGGTGGCGGGCTTCGGCTGGCGCGCGGTGATGGTGCGCCCCAACCCCATCGGCGGCCGGCTCCTGTCCGACGCCGCCTACGAGCCCTTCTGGGCGGAGTGCGAGGCCCGCTCCCTCGCCGTCGTGCTGCACGGCAGCGGCCATGTCTACGTGCCCTCCGCGGGCGCGGACCGCTTCGACACCCGCTTCGCCAACCACGCCTGCGCCCACCCCATGGAGCTGATGATGGGGCTGCTCGCGCTCCTCCAGGGGGGCGTGCTGGAGCGCCACCCCGCGCTGCGCATCGGCGCGATGGAGGCCGGCTGCGGCTGGCTGCCGTACTGGGCCTGGCGTCTGGACGAGGAGTACCGGGCGGTGGGCGCGGAGGTCGCCGCCACCGTCCGGCAGCCGCCATCCGCCTACCTGCGCCGCCACTGCTTCGTCTCCGTGGAGCCGGATGAACCCTACCTGCCTGACGTGGTGCGGCACCTCCCCGAGGAGCGGCTGCTCTTCGGAAGCGACTTCCCGCATCTGGACCACGGAGAGGATGTGCTGGGTTCCCTGCTGTCATTGCGTGACGCAATGACCGAAAGTCGTCTACGAAAGGTTCTCTGGGAAAACCCGACCCGGTTCTACGGTGTGGAACCGTGA
- a CDS encoding SagB family peptide dehydrogenase — protein sequence MRLSLAEGVALRCPDAEDARVEGPGRSLRLGPLAPGVRAVFESLADGGIHESEVPATAGSDTTLAWYWLDLASDGGLLSWTVEERGNLLLTLTPASASFLRHRATFDATVPLQLSRFAHTRMAEGRAVLDCPTVHATAAVHDRRVVSLLFDMARPTLLARLNQFNTGIESFTLRELVRLLAETGILVPDGLDVPASEETLTALRQWEPHDLLFHLRSRGWGHQTRAGATYRFRGELPNPPALKPPVTQEAVELYRPDVEALRAGDRTFTEVLEARRSLRGRGASPLTVRQLGELLFRAARVRDVRTTQDGEVTDRPYPGAGAVYALELYPLVGECQGLAPGAYHYDPLGHRLERLCGPTPEFHALLDEARAPVEPFERPEVLMVVAARVPRLAWKYETLAYALVLQDTGALVQTLYLVSTALGLRPYALGRSDPDFFQRVAGVDGFGEASVGAFAVSGGDP from the coding sequence ATGAGATTGTCGCTCGCCGAAGGCGTGGCGCTGCGTTGCCCCGACGCGGAGGACGCGCGCGTGGAGGGCCCTGGCCGCTCGCTGCGGCTGGGCCCGCTGGCCCCGGGTGTGCGCGCCGTCTTCGAGTCGCTCGCGGACGGGGGCATCCACGAGTCGGAGGTGCCGGCCACCGCGGGCTCGGACACGACGCTCGCGTGGTACTGGCTGGACCTGGCCAGCGACGGCGGCCTCCTGTCGTGGACGGTGGAGGAGCGGGGCAACCTGTTGCTGACGTTGACGCCGGCCTCCGCGTCCTTCCTGCGCCACCGCGCGACCTTCGACGCGACGGTGCCGCTGCAGCTGTCGCGCTTCGCGCACACGCGCATGGCGGAGGGCCGCGCGGTGCTGGACTGCCCCACCGTGCACGCGACCGCGGCGGTGCATGACCGGCGCGTGGTGTCGCTGCTGTTCGACATGGCCCGCCCCACGCTGCTGGCGCGGCTCAACCAGTTCAACACCGGCATCGAGTCCTTCACGCTCCGGGAGCTGGTGCGGCTGCTGGCGGAGACGGGCATCCTGGTGCCGGACGGCCTGGACGTGCCGGCGTCGGAGGAGACGCTCACCGCCCTGCGCCAGTGGGAGCCGCACGACCTGCTCTTCCACCTGCGCTCGCGGGGCTGGGGCCACCAGACGCGCGCGGGGGCCACCTACCGCTTCCGGGGCGAGCTGCCCAACCCGCCCGCCCTCAAGCCGCCGGTGACCCAGGAGGCGGTGGAGCTGTACCGCCCGGACGTGGAGGCCTTGCGCGCCGGGGACCGCACCTTCACCGAGGTGCTGGAGGCCCGCCGCAGCCTGAGGGGCCGGGGCGCGTCCCCGCTCACGGTGCGCCAGCTGGGGGAGCTGCTCTTCCGCGCCGCGCGCGTGCGCGACGTGCGCACCACGCAGGACGGAGAGGTGACGGACCGGCCCTACCCGGGCGCGGGCGCGGTGTACGCGCTGGAGCTGTACCCGCTCGTCGGCGAGTGCCAGGGGCTGGCACCGGGCGCCTACCACTACGATCCGCTGGGCCACCGGCTGGAGCGGCTGTGCGGCCCCACGCCGGAGTTCCACGCGCTGCTGGACGAGGCCCGCGCGCCGGTGGAGCCCTTCGAGCGGCCGGAGGTGCTGATGGTGGTGGCCGCGCGCGTGCCCCGGCTCGCCTGGAAGTACGAGACGCTGGCGTACGCCCTGGTGCTGCAGGACACCGGAGCGCTGGTGCAGACGCTCTACCTGGTGTCCACCGCGCTGGGCCTGAGGCCCTACGCGCTGGGGCGCAGCGACCCGGACTTCTTCCAGCGCGTGGCGGGCGTGGACGGCTTCGGGGAGGCCTCCGTGGGCGCCTTCGCGGTGTCGGGGGGAGACCCGTAG
- a CDS encoding BMA_0021/BMA_0022 family TOMM bacteriocin — protein sequence MSKKKPESKAVPAPARARPVARKLPRKAGAQATVNDWQAVWMRAVALAWKEPAFEKALQEDPRHALKQRFDFELPAGIHLKVVPATAQDTAKASDWLLHSAEVELPLPKKPANVADHAVALSSLTDTYNRSHCCGSPCC from the coding sequence ATGAGCAAGAAGAAGCCGGAGTCGAAGGCCGTGCCCGCGCCGGCCAGGGCCCGTCCCGTGGCGCGCAAGCTCCCGCGCAAGGCGGGGGCCCAGGCCACGGTGAATGACTGGCAGGCCGTGTGGATGCGCGCCGTCGCGCTCGCGTGGAAGGAGCCCGCGTTCGAGAAGGCCCTCCAGGAGGACCCGCGCCACGCCCTCAAGCAGCGCTTCGACTTCGAGCTGCCCGCGGGCATCCACCTGAAGGTCGTCCCCGCCACCGCGCAGGACACGGCCAAGGCCTCCGACTGGCTGCTTCACAGCGCGGAGGTGGAGCTGCCCCTGCCCAAGAAGCCGGCCAACGTGGCGGACCACGCCGTCGCCCTCTCCAGCCTCACGGACACGTACAACCGTTCGCACTGCTGCGGCAGCCCCTGCTGCTGA